The genomic region CGTGAAGGTGGCCAATGGCAGCACCTTCCACTCTGCTTTGTATCACAAACTTCTACTTTGCGTTGTACGTTATGACAATTTTGTTGATaaatgttgttgttattgttgtttcgATATGATTTTGTTGGTTTTGGACTGATGCTATCAGGTTCATTTTCTTCTAATCTATGGATTCTGAAAAAGCATTAGAGCTTGTTAAGCAAGGTGTCACTCTTCTCTTCCTCGATGTTCCTCAGTACACCATGGTCGCCATCGATACTCAGGTACTTCattcttctattattttctGGACTGCCAAGTGactgtctttttattttcttttttctttcaatgctGTCATCATGgtatctgaaaataaaatttgaaattcgtAGGGGGTGGAAAGCTAAAATAAATATCCAACTTTGTTTCATACTGGCAATCTGACATTGTTTTCCTTCTGTTCTTCGTTTTGTAGACGTTCTATGTGGGGCCTGCTTTTAAGGGTATTAAGATGATTCCTCCTAGCACTCATTTTGTGTACTATAGTTCATCAAGCAGGTTTGATCATCTTGCCCAATTATTTAGACTTATTTTTTAACTTGCATTAGTCTCTCTtttgtttagttatttttattcctGCAAAATCCCATGTTTCCCTTGTGGATATATGGGGAGCCTATTAATAGATTAAAGGAAATGATAAGAGAGTGGTGGGTGTTCTTGTGTGTGATAAGACATTGTTTTTCCTATACTATTGTCTTTTCTGCGAGTATTAGTGTCCTTTCAATCTTGTGTAATGTGGCAAAGTGTATTTTTTGGGAAATAACCTTGGATCATAGTATTTGAAATGATTTATCTCTTACATATGGTCTCTCTATTATCATGTTTGCTGACCATATAGTGTTAAGCATAAGACGTCACTAGTTCTGTCAGTTgctagaattaaattttttcttaaatttcatgatttttcaaattatctGGTGCATTgaatcttttgtttttcttttggggAATTCATGCAGAGATGGGAAAGAGTTCTCACCAATTGTTGGATTCTTCATTGATACTGGCGCTTCAGaggtataaaaatattttttttttatttagtgttaGATCAATAATGGTCAAGTATTAGATCAAATTAGTGTTATAGTTAAATGATGAGTACAACAGAAGAGAACGCAATTTGTGCTACTAAAGTCACTTGTGGTAGATGCTCTTATTTATGCGTGATGTTTGTAGGATTTTTTCGTTTTTATaactgatttttcttttcaccttTTCTGTAACAGTCAATAGGTTCTcttcaaaagaaatattcaaTTGGATCGTTTGAATTGCTAAGTAAAACTGCTCGTTTGAATTGCTAAGTAAAACTGCTCCCATTCAAgcactttttcttcttattcttgGTCCATTTGTTGATTTGCAAACAGAGCCTTCTGTATTATATTTTGGATTTCCCACCCATTTGAACATTTTTTCATTGGATAATTTGTTTGATTATCCCTATCAGATGACAAAATTACAAGTGCATATGGCAACAATGAAAGTCAATTGAGCTATAAGTTAGTCAGACTTATGACCGTTGCTTTGAAGCTAGTTCCATGGTTTTCTATTTCCAAGTTAAATTGCGGTTGTAATGTGTTTGGGAGAAAAGAGGTTTTGTGTTCGAGGCTTTTGGTATGTTATGCTTTTCTCTAATCTTTGTATAATTGTATGTTATTGCCTTACCAATCCATTTCTTTCTTATCATTTGCTTCAAGGTTTGTTTTGATCAATAATCCTATCTAGTTTTTTATATAGAACTTGATGaaatttatgtttatgatgatatataaataacattgtGTCCTTTAACTCGTACCAAGACTGATTATTAGCCTTTGAATGTTCATTagtattttaaatagaaaagaaaaacattttgcTTGAGTGGATTGAGGAACCCAAAAGTAGGGAAGAATAAGATATTAGATATGCTCtgtgcaaaataaaaaaaaaaactgatacaAGGATAAAAAACTGTAAAAACCtaagagattttgaaatttaactctaatgataaaattatttttcgaAAATCCATAATATTGTAAGAAAATGGCAATAAGGATTGTTCattctaacaatttttaaaattgttaggGACTAGGGATAATTTTTTATCGGTAAAGGTGTTCATGGATGACTGTCggaatatttataaagtttttaagataatttaaatttgatatgaaGTAGGAATAaactttgaaattattatataagtcttaaaaataaataagaaaattatagttgtttaaaaattttggtATAAAGTTTAATGTGAACAGTATTCTAGAAGGAATGGTTCAAGAATTAAAAAAGTGATTATTAGTATTAATAAGATCAAAGGTTTTATGTTCTCATTTCTTAACAAACCGAAGCAGGAGcctttctttattttgtcttcttttGCATCATCACTGAGAAAAGAGCGCATCTTGGTTTCCAATGTGAAGGGAGCTTTACCAAACAAACATGGCTACAATAGTTGTCAGGATTCTCGGTTCCAATTCGCTGTCGCTGGTGTCAGTCCTTACTCCTCGACCTCCGCAGCGGTGGCGGAAGCGGAGAGCACGGAggtgaattttaaaaaagtagtgGTGGAGCAATGAGTTGAAGGGAAGTAGTTGATGAAGTGAAGTTGTTTTACTTCAAAGGGTAGGAAGCAAATATAGAGTTATTGGTCTCATGTTAAGCTTTTATGTGTTAGGGATTTTGTTTAGTTCATCAacattagtttatgtttttaattgatcGAGTAgtgttagattttttttgtcaatcttgtaatgttatttaaacattatgtatttttttttatatttatattgtaattgtcaatgaatgtatattattttaaattatcaataaaattaattttgaattatttttctataattttcaattttattatatattttattaagtttttttgttatttctacAAGCTTGTGAATTTAATAGtatatattaatactaaaaaatagtgtaaaaaatataagtatttttttaattaaatagttgaaaataaaggaggttaaaaatctcataaaataatagtcagtaatagaggaggtttttaccctctgCAGAAAAACCTCCGTAAATTGAATGTGATATCAGGAGTCATGGAAAACCCCCACAGATAGTTTGTGGTGACTCAAACTGCGACTGTTTGAAAAACCCTCGCAAATTacgcggagggtaaaa from Vigna radiata var. radiata cultivar VC1973A unplaced genomic scaffold, Vradiata_ver6 scaffold_299, whole genome shotgun sequence harbors:
- the LOC106778978 gene encoding protein AAR2 homolog isoform X3 is translated as MDSEKALELVKQGVTLLFLDVPQYTMVAIDTQTFYVGPAFKGIKMIPPSTHFVYYSSSSRDGKEFSPIVGFFIDTGASEMTKLQVHMATMKVN
- the LOC106778978 gene encoding protein AAR2 homolog isoform X4, with amino-acid sequence MVAIDTQTFYVGPAFKGIKMIPPSTHFVYYSSSSRDGKEFSPIVGFFIDTGASESIGSLQKKYSIGSFELLSKTARLNC
- the LOC106778978 gene encoding protein AAR2 homolog isoform X1, coding for MDSEKALELVKQGVTLLFLDVPQYTMVAIDTQTFYVGPAFKGIKMIPPSTHFVYYSSSSRDGKEFSPIVGFFIDTGASESIGSLQKKYSIGSFELLSKTARLNC
- the LOC106778978 gene encoding protein AAR2 homolog isoform X2, which encodes MDSEKALELVKQGVTLLFLDVPQYTMVAIDTQGIKMIPPSTHFVYYSSSSRDGKEFSPIVGFFIDTGASESIGSLQKKYSIGSFELLSKTARLNC